In Candidatus Contubernalis alkalaceticus, the genomic window TTTTTAATAATCACTTTAGCAGGTAGGGCAATAGTAAACATTATTACCATTAAAGACGGCTGAAATAGGCTGTCTTTAATGGTTTTGGGAAAAAACTTTTGTTAAGAACATATTTCATTTAAGCTTTTTTTTGAAGAACTTAGAGTTTAGGAATTCAGCAATGGGAATAACATAACGGCGCAGACCATTCCAATTAACTTCTACATCGGGACGAGACAGAGGGATATCAAGGGAGTTGCCTAATACGTCTACCAGGCGCATGCAAAACATCTGACGGAATTCGTTAATATCTTTAACTGCATTGGTTTCTACAATTAGTGCGGCATCTAAGGATTCTTCAAACTGGACAATGATTCCCGGCTCAGCTTCTCCTATGCCTGTTCCCCTCGGCATCATCATATGGTTGTAGTTAACCTCCCTGCCCAGCCCTCCCAGACGTTTATCCTGCAGCACTAAAGATTCTTTTTTATAATTGTCTATTCCTATTGTTTCGTTATCTATCAGCCCTCGGCTTCTCAGGCATAGTTTAAAAAAGCTATTACTTTTCAAAAAAATAGAGCGATAACTAAATAATTCCACTGAGAATCTCATTGTTATTCCACCTTTTTGTTATTTTTTAAAGACTTTTTACGATATTTTATTGTATCATAAAGTGCAATATTAAATGCCCACCATATTTTGGAAAAGCTCAACCCTTGTGAACCCCTATATACGGTCTCTTCCCAGGCGATTAGCGATGTCTATGGGGCGCAGTCTCTCTTTCAACAGTATTTCTATCTGGTAGCGTTCTCTTTCTGTCACATGTTTACCAGATCTATTTCGTTCTTATAACCAGCTCAGTAAAGATGGCTACAACCACTTACCCCAGGAATTCAATCATAATGGAGTGTTAGGGGTCAGCCGGACACCAAAAAGCGTTCATTTTATCTGCCATTCTCAAAATTGCTTACTCTTTTAATGCCATCTATATCAAGCGGCTGTTAACCGCATATTGTTATAGTATTGCTGCTCAAATTCCATTGGAGACATATCATCAAGGTAGCTATGGATTCTTTCAGAATTGTACCAGAGAATATGATCAATTACCGCTAGCCTTGCCCAGGAACGGGTTTTGAAACGCTTTCTACGTATCAGCTCTTTTTTAATAGTTGCCACAAGATGCACCTGCTTCATTAAACGACGAATCCGGTCATTGCTGCACTTAGTCCCTTTTTTTCTTAATTTCTTCTTTATCCGGCGGTGGCCATAAGTGCAGCGGGAGTCAAAAAACAGTTGTTTTATTTTTTCTGCCAGCTCCCGGTCTTCTTGCTCTGTCTTGGTTAGAGGCTTCTTAAGCCATTCGTAAAAAGCGCTCCGACTGACGTCTATAACAGTGCACATCCTCGTGACGGAAAATTCGGAGCGATAGTCCTTGATAAACAAGTATTTTATTTCCCGTCTTTGGCGAAGATGCTCATGGCCTTTTTTAGAATGGCGTTCTCCTCTTCCAGATCTTTAATGCGCTTATCCCGTTTACGAACTTCTTCGTCAACGGGATGAAGATTCCCCTTACCTGGGAAGGAAGCACTGCCCTGACTGCCAAATTGCACAACCCAGCGCCGTACAGTGGTGGCAGTCACACCTATATCTTTAGCTACCTCTGCGGGGGACTTGCCTAGCTCCTCCACCAAGCGAACCATTTCTTTTTTATATTCCGGGTCAAATCGCTTGTGATACTTGCTACCAGACATTTACTAAACACGTCCTTTCAATAATTAATTATAGAGTGTTTCTACGTGTCCGGCAAATCCGGTAATCTCCATAATGACTCGTTCCGACTTTGACGGACACACAATCGTGATTGTATAATTAAATCATGAAAGGGTGTTTAGAATGGGTAAAAATAATATTAGATATGATGATGAATTTAAGTCAGGTGCTGTAAAAATGGTTGTAGAAAAAGGTGTCCCAGTAAGTAAGGTAGCAAAGGATCTAGGAGTATCAGAGCCTGCCATTAGAAGATGGGTAAATAATAAGACTTTACCGAAAGACGCTGCTGCCAAAAAGCTTTTAGAGCTTGAAGCAGAGAATAAAAAGCTTAGAAAAGAGCTTAGCGACGCTAATGATACTGTAAACATTTTAAAAAAGTCAGTAGCCATTTTCGTAAAACCATAGAAAAAGTAACAATTAGTGACAAATTTAAATTTATTAAAACTCACAAATTCGGGCATTCTATGGAGAAAATGTGTATGCTATTAAAAGTTTCCCGAAGTGGTTATTATGACTGGGTGGACAGGCCACCATCTAATCGAGAAAAAAAGGATCAAAAAATCCTTAAGATAATAAAAAAGACCCATATCAAGCACCCAGTATGGGGCGTCGACCCTATCTGGGCAGAGGTTAAAGAAACCATACACTGCAGCCGTGGAACAGTCTATAGGCTGATGAAAGAAAACGGCATCAAGTCAAAGCGTAGAGCTAAGTGGAAAGCAACAACCAACAGCAAGCACAATTTACCGGTAGCACCAAACTTATTAGAGCAGAACTTCAATACAGAGCTACCAAATACTGTCTGGGTGGGAGACATTACATATAATTGGACAGATGAAGGCTGGCTATATACAGCCATAGTAAAGGATTTATGCACCAAAGATGTCGTAGGTTACGCTATGGGAGATAGAATTGTCAAAGACCTGGTTATAAGAGCAATGGCGATGGCCGTAAGAAACGAAAAACCCAAAAAAGATCTAATATTTCATTCAGATAGAGGAAGTCAATACTGCTCAAATGATTTCAAAGACCTATTAAAAACTAGTAATATCAGGCAAAGCATGAGTCGCAAGGGCAATCCTTACGATAATGCCTGTGCAGAAAATTTCTTTAGCTGTTTAAAATGTGAATGCACTAATTTTTATATATTTGAAACCCGAGATGAAGCAAAACAGGCCATTTTTGAATATATAGAAGTTTATTACAACAGACAAAGGCGACACGCCTCTTTGGGGTGGATTACACCGCTGGCATATAAAAAGCTTTTTGCCCATGACATTGTGGCTTAAATAATGAATGGTTTTAGAGTTTTTAAAAAACAAAAATCATTTTAGCAGTAAAGGTTGTGGGTATGTGGTCAACGCGAAGTGTTGTCCAAGCAGTTGTGGAGCTTGTGGGTAACTCCGGAGGAGTTATCCGTCAAATCCACATCTGCGGCATATCCATCAACCAGGACTAATATTTCAAAACTTTATGAAATGTCACGATATCTTCACGAAACGGTGTCCGATTTAGAGAGAATGGCTCAAATTTAAGATGGAAATTGTACTGGAGCTGCTCCAAGAGGAAAAACAACATAAAGGGGGAGGTGATTACGGGATAGCCCCGTAATCATGTTTAATATAATGATAATAACCGGAACGAAAAAGCATATACCCGGCTGTATAGAAGCAGTTAAGAATTCTGAATTGGGGCAAGCGTATAATAGACCTTTTGATTATTTGCAAGCCTGCTTTACAGAAGGCATAAAAAGCAAAGAGATATATGTTGCTGTTAACGAAGACAGTGTCTGCTTAGGATTTATATGGATAGTCCCTAAAGGGGTATTCTGTGAATTTCCATATTGCAAAATTATTGCTGTTAGAAAGGAGTGCCGTTCTCAAGGTATTGGCACCGCCTTGTTGCAGCACTTTGAAAGCCTTGGTTTTGCTAACTCAACTAAAATATTTATTAATGTCAGTGATTTTAACATGAACGCAAAGAAACTGTATGAAAACCTGGGTTATAAAGAATATGGCCTAGTCCCGGATTTATTCAAAACAGGAATATCAGAGTACATAATGATGAAAGCCAGAGGGTATTAAATGATGAAAGAGCAAGCTATACACAATCTTGAACCGATTTTCGATGACAACTTAAGAATCTAAATTCTTGGAACTATGCCATCCTAAAAATCCCGCGAAGCAGGTTTTTATTCTGCTAACCCGCGAAACCGTTTTTGGCGTGTAATCACAGAGATCTTGTCTAAGGAGTTGCCTGTTACTATCGAAGAAAAGAAAACAATGTTGCTCGAAAACCATATTGCATTGTGATACGTTTTAGAGACTTGTCCCATATTGATATAAAAGCTATTTACACAGCCGGAGTAAAGGCAACAACCTTATATAGAAGATACTGTTATCCGGAAACGAAAATAGAGGTTATTTATCTTCTATCAACGAGTGCTGCAAATTGCAGATATTCATTTAACGGTTTGCATTGCTTCGCCATGTGTAAAGAGTAGTGACTGGAATTTTTAGCTTTTCAGCAGCTACTGTCGGACCTACTTCGCCGGACAGCTTAATGGCCTCTTCTTTAAATTCTTTATCATATACTCGCATCTGGACACCTCTTTCTTTTTTGGGTTATTATTTCCAGAATTACGAGTTTTGTTACTTAACTAAAATGATACCACTCCAATATGTTTATTGTATTAACCATGGTTTAGTGGTATATACAGATAATCTATAATGATATTTAAAGCGGGCTCGATGTTAATAAATGAGGGAGTGTTACAATCAATGAGAGATCATCACATAAAAGAGAATATACTATTTCAGCTAGACATGTGCTGGCAACTTTATCTTTATCATACTGAAAATCTTGAAGATGCAGAGGCACTTTGGGCATTCAAGCCCTCGGGTCTTCAGGTCCGTAAGCAAGATGATGGATGGCGTATAGATTGGCCTGAAAAGGAAAGTTATGAGATTGGGCCCTCCAGTATTGCATGGACTATGTGGCATATTATATATTGGTGGACTACTGCATTGGATTGCAATTTTGGAGATGGTACATTAAATATAGAAGACATCCCTTGGCCAGGAAATGTTGAAAAGGCAAAAGAAACAATAAAGTTACTACACGATAAATGGGTATCAAAATTAAATGAGTTGTCGGAGGAAGATTATCATTTAAAGCAGTATGCTAAATGGCCATTAGAAGATAGGAACTTTGCCGATATTGCACTTTGGTTAAATGGAGAATTAATGAAAAATGCAGCGGAAATAGGTTATGGGCGATTTTTATATGCAACCTGTATAAAATAAGAATACTATAAGACCCTTTTATCTATTCCCGTTGTGCCTGAAACCCACCATTATGTTGTGAGCCTGATTGAAAATGCGCAAGACGAGAACGCAGAATTCCTGTATCACGCACCTACCTTTGTTATTGTCTCTAATTTAGAAGACAACGGAAACTCAATGCCCGATTCAGCATTAGCCATCGGAAATATGATGTTGGTTGCACATGCCCTTGGTATCGGTTCCTGCTGGTTGAGTCAATTACCAGGTTTTACTCATATGCCTTTAATCCGTGAGCTTTTGAATGACTTGGATATTCCGGCAACCCATATTGTATATGGCTCGGTTGTTATGGGTTATGCAGCAGAGGAACCCAAACCAGCTTCACCACGTAATAATGTCATACACATTATTCGGTAAATAAGTATAATCATGAATTTGAAGCCATCGGGTATGAGTGTATGGCCGAGTGAATGATTGGACTAAAATTATTAGGCGAAGGAGGAAGCGGACGCTAACATAGTTGACTATAGCGACAATACATAATATTATAAGATAGCTCCATAAGCTTATTAAGCTTAAATTATCAGGAGGGTTTTATGAACACAAAATATAGTACACGAGAGTCCGTATTATTGCCGGGGGCATGGCAGTAATGTAGCCGCCTCCGGCACTATTTTTATTTCATAAAAATATGGAGGTAAAAATAATGTATAACTATCATCGTACAGAAAAGTATGATAAGCGCTTTCTATCGCAAAATTTTATGGGTCCAAACGCAATGCTTATGCTTGACGAGATCACCCAATGTGTTGAACTCACGAAGGAAATGCGTGTTTTAGATCTGGGCTGCGGCACGGGGTTAACATCGGTGTTTCTAGTTAAAGAATACGGCGTACAAACATTTGCAGTTGATTTATGGATTACAGCTACCGATAACTATAAGCGTTTTCTGCAAATGGGTGTTGATGACTTGGTTGTTCCTATCCATGCCGACGCAACGGTGGAGTTGCCTTTTGCAGACGAGTACTTCGATGCACTAATAAGCGTTGATTCCTACCACTATTACGGAAACAACGATGACTATTTTGAGAAGCATTTGAAATCGCTGATTAAAAAGGGCGCACCGGTTGCAATTGCTATTCCCGGCACAAAGCAGGAAATGAACGGCATCATACCTGATGCGTTAAAGCCGTTTTTAGACGACGAGGGTTTTGCCACATTGCATTGCATTGAATGGTGGACGCAAATTCTTGAAAAGCATTTAGACGACTTTTCGATTAAGGAAATGGACTGCACCGACACAGCGTGGAGTGATTGGCTTGCTACCGATAATCCAATTGCAAAGCAGGATATAGATATGATGAAAGCCGATAACGGCAAGTATCTGAATCTTATCTCAGTAACAGGAAAAAGAAAATAACCTATAAAAAACAAAACAAGGCACCCTACGCTCTAATTTCGTAGAGTGCCTTACTCGTTTTAGGGGGTCACATTTCAAAAACACCGCCACGCCGGATTTGAATTCCACGGTGAACTTGTTTACGTAGACGTTGACCTTTTCTATTAGCCGCCTGACAAGCTGCTCCTCGTAACCGGTTATGGCTGCGGGTTGCTCTTTTAAGAATATATTCATATCGGCAATTCGTTTTTTCAGTTCATCCCGTCCAGCGCTTTCCTGCTGAACCTTTGTTTTTCTTCACGTAGGCGGTAAATCTCTTCGGCGACATCTTTGTAATCGGCCTTGGAGTTGGCCATTTTCAGAAGCTCAATTTGAAGTTCCTCCAGGCGCTTGACGATACCAGCTAAAGTCTGATTATTTTTGCGGTTCAGGACGGTTTTGATGTTATTCTGTAGTGTGACTAGGAAGAAGTTCTTATCACATAGTGTTTGGTTGATAGCAGTAACCAGTACTTGTTCGATGGTGCTTTCTAGGACTGTTCGTGCATCACAGAATAGGCCAGTGTTCTCCAATCGGCTGACGCATCGCCAGACGATGGATTTTTTACCCCGGTTATTCCAGTGAACTCTTCGGAATACCTCGTAGTAACCAAGGATACTGAAGGGCAGTGGATAGATTTTGACCAGTCACTGTTAATCATGGATTCCTGGTTTGTATCATTTGCTACCCCCAAAGCAAATGAAATGATTGAACGTAAATACCATGATTTTTGACTGGTTGATTGGTTAATTGGTTAATATACCGCTGACCCGTGACCGATTCCTCTGTCGTTCGACTCTGGGATTGCCAATGAGAGATAAGTTGGTGTCAGGCACTATGAATTATAGTATTCTAGTCAAAATTTTAGTCAAAATACACCGTATTGGAGTAAGTAGATAAATAACAAAAAAAGTAACCACAGCCTATCAAAGTGTTGTGGTTACTGTGTTTTTAAGTTGGTGCCGAAGGCCGGACTCGAACCGGCACGTACAGAGTACGCTTGATTTTGAGTCAAGTGCGTCTGCCAATTCCGCCACTTCGGCATGTGACGTTATATTAACACATGATTTTAAAAATGTCAATAAACAATACCCCGGCCTATTAAAGTGTGATTACAAGGTGATTACAATTGTCTAATAGATAAAAGCGAAAGGGGGTTTTCGTTAAATTATTAAAATCGCCCCACCTTTTAAGATTATCTGTTCCTATGCAGTCATATATATGATATTATTAATTAGAATTGGTTTTACCTTCCTCATTAGACAACTTTTTTTTGGGTTGTTTATCAGACTAATTTTATTCGAAATTAATGGTAACGGGGTGTTTCATATGGGTAATAATCATATTTATAATGTTGAAAAAGGGGATTTTGTTTCCATTTATAATCAAGATTACACGGTTGATCAAGTGATTAAGCTGGGAACTGGGAATAACAATAATGTTAATATTTTAATTAAAGATGGTTCACTGCGTAAATGGCTTTGCCTTAGAAATTATGGTGAGGTTTTTTTTGTCCTCTGTGATGAAATGACTCTAGAGATTCGAGATTTTACCGACCAGTTATCATATAATAACAATGGTTATGATATTTTAAATAAAGGAAGTGTCAGGGCAATAGCTACATCAAATTTAGGTTATCCACAATATATAAACATTGATTTTTTTGATTACTTGAGAAAGGATAAACTAGAATATTTGTTTGTGCAAATAATTTCCGGTAAGGTAACTTTCATGATTGGGGAACCTGTTATTAGTACTGCCATAATGGTTTATCCCAGGCCTAAGTAATAAGCTTTGTTTTTTTACTAATGCTAAATTTTTATGCCCTCTGAAAGAGAAGCATTTAAAAAAGTAATAGAATTATGGAGGTAAGTCCAGTTCTGTTGTTTACCCTGTATTAATGAGAAGTAATATGTAATACTTAAATTTATACACAATTACAGGAAGGAGTTAAAAAAATGGGAATATTAAATCGTTTTACGGATGTAGTAAAATCTAATATTAATGCCTTGATAGACAAGTCAGAGGATCCTGAGAAAATGGCTAACCAGATTATTATAGATCTGGAAAAACTCTTAGGTGAAGCTGCCCAGGGAGTAGCGTATGCCATTGCTGAAGAGAAGAGGCTTAAGTCCATTGTGGAACAAAACAAGGCGGAAATGGATAGGTGGGAGATGCGGGCCATGGAAGCCCTGAAGGTTGGGGATGAAGAGTTGGCCAGGGAAGCTCTTAATAAAAAACACAGCTTCGACAGCGACTATACCACATATTATGAGCTCCACCAGCAGCAGGTTGAACAGGTTAATAATCTCAAGGGAAATCTGAGACAGCTTAATGAGAAAATTGAAGAAGCCAGGCGAAAACGCAATAACCTTATTGCCAGAAGCAGAAGCGCAAAAGCTCAAAGCAGCATTGCTAAGGCTATGGGTGGGGCTTCTTCCAGTGATGCCCTGGGCAAGTTAGAAAAAATGGAGCAGAAGGTACGGCAAAAAGAGGCTATGGCTGAAGCATATAACGAGCTTAAAACGGATGATAGTTTAGAGAGCAGGTTTAAAGAAATAGAAAAGAAAAGCAGCATTGACCATGAACTGGCTGCCTTAAAAGAAAAACTGAAGAATTAAAAGTTATAAAGTAGAGGGTTCGTCTGTTATTCAAGTTAAATGACGGACATCTTAACGGGAGGAACGGCAATGAGATTTTTTAGAAAACAATTTTTAGATATTCTGGAATGGGAAGATCGGGGTCAAGAAATCCTTGTTTATAAATATCCCATGGAAGATAATGAAATTCAAAACGGGGGGAAACTGGTGGTCCGCCCTGGGCAGGGAGCAATTTTTGTTAATGAAGGAAAGATTGCTGATGTTTTTTTAGAGCCGGGCACGTATACTTTAAGCACTCAGACACTTCCAGTTCTAACTAACCTAAAGAGCTGGTCATACGGATTCAAATCACCTTTTAAATCGGATGTTTATTATGTTAGCACCAAACGTTTTTTGGATCAAAAGTGGGGAACCCCTAAGCCGGTATTGATCCCAGATCCCAAGTTTGAACAGGTAGAGATTAAGGCCTTTGGGACTTTTTCTTTTCGTGTAATGGACCCGGCTTTGCTTTTGATTGATGTGACCAGCACAAACAAGGTATACACGGTGGAGGACATCCGTGGGCAGTTAAGAAGTTATATTATATCTAATTTTTCTCCTATGGTGGCAAATCAGGGGGTAACTATAGCAGAGTTAATTCAAAACTACCAGATTATTGATGAAGCAGTTTTAGGTTCTGTTAATGAAAGGTTTCAGAAGCTGGGCCTGGAAATGATATCTTTTGTTACGCAGAACATTTCTCTTCAAAAAGAACTTCAAGATGCTATTCGCAAACGATCCTCTGTCAATATTTTAGGCAGTATTGATAATTATAGTCAGATTAATATGGTGGATGCAATGAAAGAAAGTGTAAAGAATCCCGGCATGAACGCTATGAATCAGGCGGGCATGGGTATGGGTATGGGCATGGGCATGGGAAATGCCATGGCTCAGAATATGCAGAGGAAGGGAACTGACCAGACTCCTCAACAGCAACCTCCTCAACAACAACCCCATGCACCTAAAGGGGGAGGAATTAACTGTTCGCAATGTGGCACAGCTGCCACTGAAGATGCATTATTCTGTAGAAAATGTGGAACAAAAATTCAGACGGCTCCTGCAGAAGATGTGTTTTGCTCCAAATGCGGGGGCAAGAATAAAAATGATTCTTTGTTCTGCTCAAAGTGCGGCAGCAGCCTCAGTGGATAGTAAGAAATGTGTTACTGTAAACCTCAACCATTATAAATTTTTGAGGAAAGACAAAGAAGTAAGTTTGTGTTATACTTATATCGAAATTTATAAATATGCTTGATTAATTTAGGTATGCTAAGATAAGTTTTTTTAGGTAGAAAACAGCAGAAGAATGATGGAAAAAGCGATATAAGTTGAGGTGGATTAAATGCAGGATAAAAAAGGGCTTGTGTTGGTGTATACAGGGAAAGGCAAGGGAAAGACCACGGCCGCACTAGGATTGGCTCTAAGGGCTACGGGTCATGACGAAAAGATATTTCTTCTTCAATTTAAAAAATGTGACCCAAACTACGGGGAGATTAAGGCAATTAACAAGTACCTGCCAAATATAAAGTTTGTCCAGACAGGAAGAA contains:
- a CDS encoding transposase codes for the protein MGKNNIRYDDEFKSGAVKMVVEKGVPVSKVAKDLGVSEPAIRRWVNNKTLPKDAAAKKLLELEAENKKLRKELSDANDTVNILKKSVAIFVKP
- a CDS encoding DUF4178 domain-containing protein codes for the protein MGNNHIYNVEKGDFVSIYNQDYTVDQVIKLGTGNNNNVNILIKDGSLRKWLCLRNYGEVFFVLCDEMTLEIRDFTDQLSYNNNGYDILNKGSVRAIATSNLGYPQYINIDFFDYLRKDKLEYLFVQIISGKVTFMIGEPVISTAIMVYPRPK
- a CDS encoding SAM-dependent methyltransferase, translating into MYNYHRTEKYDKRFLSQNFMGPNAMLMLDEITQCVELTKEMRVLDLGCGTGLTSVFLVKEYGVQTFAVDLWITATDNYKRFLQMGVDDLVVPIHADATVELPFADEYFDALISVDSYHYYGNNDDYFEKHLKSLIKKGAPVAIAIPGTKQEMNGIIPDALKPFLDDEGFATLHCIEWWTQILEKHLDDFSIKEMDCTDTAWSDWLATDNPIAKQDIDMMKADNGKYLNLISVTGKRK
- a CDS encoding GNAT family N-acetyltransferase, which gives rise to MFNIMIITGTKKHIPGCIEAVKNSELGQAYNRPFDYLQACFTEGIKSKEIYVAVNEDSVCLGFIWIVPKGVFCEFPYCKIIAVRKECRSQGIGTALLQHFESLGFANSTKIFINVSDFNMNAKKLYENLGYKEYGLVPDLFKTGISEYIMMKARGY
- a CDS encoding nitroreductase family protein, whose translation is MSLIENAQDENAEFLYHAPTFVIVSNLEDNGNSMPDSALAIGNMMLVAHALGIGSCWLSQLPGFTHMPLIRELLNDLDIPATHIVYGSVVMGYAAEEPKPASPRNNVIHIIR
- a CDS encoding PspA/IM30 family protein — encoded protein: MGILNRFTDVVKSNINALIDKSEDPEKMANQIIIDLEKLLGEAAQGVAYAIAEEKRLKSIVEQNKAEMDRWEMRAMEALKVGDEELAREALNKKHSFDSDYTTYYELHQQQVEQVNNLKGNLRQLNEKIEEARRKRNNLIARSRSAKAQSSIAKAMGGASSSDALGKLEKMEQKVRQKEAMAEAYNELKTDDSLESRFKEIEKKSSIDHELAALKEKLKN
- a CDS encoding IS3 family transposase encodes the protein MSDKFKFIKTHKFGHSMEKMCMLLKVSRSGYYDWVDRPPSNREKKDQKILKIIKKTHIKHPVWGVDPIWAEVKETIHCSRGTVYRLMKENGIKSKRRAKWKATTNSKHNLPVAPNLLEQNFNTELPNTVWVGDITYNWTDEGWLYTAIVKDLCTKDVVGYAMGDRIVKDLVIRAMAMAVRNEKPKKDLIFHSDRGSQYCSNDFKDLLKTSNIRQSMSRKGNPYDNACAENFFSCLKCECTNFYIFETRDEAKQAIFEYIEVYYNRQRRHASLGWITPLAYKKLFAHDIVA
- a CDS encoding DinB family protein translates to MRDHHIKENILFQLDMCWQLYLYHTENLEDAEALWAFKPSGLQVRKQDDGWRIDWPEKESYEIGPSSIAWTMWHIIYWWTTALDCNFGDGTLNIEDIPWPGNVEKAKETIKLLHDKWVSKLNELSEEDYHLKQYAKWPLEDRNFADIALWLNGELMKNAAEIGYGRFLYATCIK
- a CDS encoding IS3 family transposase codes for the protein MCTVIDVSRSAFYEWLKKPLTKTEQEDRELAEKIKQLFFDSRCTYGHRRIKKKLRKKGTKCSNDRIRRLMKQVHLVATIKKELIRRKRFKTRSWARLAVIDHILWYNSERIHSYLDDMSPMEFEQQYYNNMRLTAA
- a CDS encoding transposase translates to MSGSKYHKRFDPEYKKEMVRLVEELGKSPAEVAKDIGVTATTVRRWVVQFGSQGSASFPGKGNLHPVDEEVRKRDKRIKDLEEENAILKKAMSIFAKDGK
- a CDS encoding transposase, giving the protein MRVYDKEFKEEAIKLSGEVGPTVAAEKLKIPVTTLYTWRSNANR
- a CDS encoding SPFH domain-containing protein produces the protein MRFFRKQFLDILEWEDRGQEILVYKYPMEDNEIQNGGKLVVRPGQGAIFVNEGKIADVFLEPGTYTLSTQTLPVLTNLKSWSYGFKSPFKSDVYYVSTKRFLDQKWGTPKPVLIPDPKFEQVEIKAFGTFSFRVMDPALLLIDVTSTNKVYTVEDIRGQLRSYIISNFSPMVANQGVTIAELIQNYQIIDEAVLGSVNERFQKLGLEMISFVTQNISLQKELQDAIRKRSSVNILGSIDNYSQINMVDAMKESVKNPGMNAMNQAGMGMGMGMGMGNAMAQNMQRKGTDQTPQQQPPQQQPHAPKGGGINCSQCGTAATEDALFCRKCGTKIQTAPAEDVFCSKCGGKNKNDSLFCSKCGSSLSG